Proteins co-encoded in one Brassica oleracea var. oleracea cultivar TO1000 chromosome C4, BOL, whole genome shotgun sequence genomic window:
- the LOC106341838 gene encoding flowering time control protein FPA isoform X2, translated as MAAAMKPFRGRESDDSGFTSNNLWVGSITMDTTESDLTGLFGRFGDIDRITAYSSRGFAFIYYRHVEEAVAAKEALQGTNLNGGLLKIQYARPAKPCKSLWVGGISSSVSKDDLEEEFSKFGKIEDLRFLRERKTAFIDYYDIDAALQARNMNGTRMGGSYLRVDFLRSQAPRKEQWAGSYDNRNGNVMNHKPQYPHSHEDARGDDQPSKVLWIGYPPSVQIDEQMLHNAMILFGEIERKKSYPSRHFSLVEFRSVDEARQAKEGLQGRLFKDPRITIMYSNDEIPPEQDDNSFYSGVKRSRPDYNDVVGMEPNWRRPSPNGTGILPSPAGHGILPSPAQGMRNPMRSNPGSWEGYDPALLERENKRTRRDGSAEGFAPMGVDERSFRRGSVAARPPIRGYGDSDYIWRGMIAKGGTPVCCARCVPIGKGIETKLPEVVNCSARTGLDMLAKHYTEAIGFEIVYFLPDSEEDFASYTEFLRYLGSKDRAGVAKLDDGTTLFLVPPSDFLTDVLKVTGPERLYGVVLKLPPPAAPVAASYRQESQSNPLSYMDQPRDSPANTGHSFYPPRGAAAPEQSRPSVSEPLRLPNNAASQAGVSLTPELLATLASFLPAASSQSTAPESHQTMSVASSVTSTVPHYNGEAQSSQAWNRDPQNYGNQYNPAGQPPPPPPPRYAPASNNSNPNYSSGMVHGNMQYQGQSVNMPQMNHNNYTMYNHGSSNHPVSQPMSQQYQPEGSVPSQNYAPVPSYQQSNYHGVATNQAHNLNPSQFQAAMQPPPADMSNLEPQSQAPQAGQGTTDGEKDERYQKTLQFAASLLQQIKQNQQQPPSGSPAGQRP; from the exons ATGGCGGCAGCTATGAAGCCTTTCAGAGGACGCGAATCCGACGATTCCGGATTCACATCGAACAATCTATGGGTCGGTAGCATCACGATGGATACGACGGAGTCAGATCTGACGGGGCTGTTCGGAAGGTTCGGCGACATCGACAGAATCACGGCGTATTCGTCCCGCGGATTCGCGTTTATATACTACAGACACGTGGAGGAAGCTGTGGCGGCGAAGGAGGCTCTACAGGGGACGAATCTGAACGGGGGACTGCTGAAGATCCAATACGCGCGACCG GCAAAACCTTGTAAGAGTCTTTGGGTGGGAGGAATCAGCTCGAGTGTCTCAAAGGATGACCTGGAGGAAGAGTTCAGTAAATTCGGAAAAATCGAGGATCTCAGGTTCCTCAGGGAACGCAAGACAGCCTTCATTGATTACTACGACATTGACGCTGCCTTGCAGGCAAGGAACATGAATGGCACGCGAATGGGTGGTAGCTATCTCCGCGTTGATTTTCTCCGCTCACAAGCCCCAAGAAAA GAACAATGGGCTGGCTCTTACGATAACAGGAATGGCAATGTGATGAATCACAAACCTCAG TATCCTCACTCACATGAAGACGCCAGAGGAGATGACCAGCCAAGTAAAGTTCTGTGGATTGGGTACCCTCCTTCTGTTCAGATAGACGAGCAAATGCTACACAACGCAATGATACTCTTCGGTGAGATCGAGAGGAAGAAAAGTTACCCGTCGAGGCATTTTTCACTTGTGGAGTTTAGGAGCGTGGACGAAGCTCGCCAAGCCAAGGAAGGGCTACAAGGGAGGCTATTCAAGGATCCTAGAATCACTATCATGTACTCGAACGATGAGATACCTCCTGAGCAAGATGATAATAGTTTTTATTCTGGCGTGAAACGGTCAAGGCCAG ATTACAATGACGTTGTTGGTATGGAGCCAAACTGGAGGAGGCCGTCTCCAAATGGGACTGGGATACTCCCATCTCCAGCAGGACATGGGATCCTCCCGTCTCCTGCACAAGGGATGAGGAACCCTATGAGGTCCAACCCCGGGTCTTGGGAAGGATATGATCCTGCTCTGTTGGAGAGAGAAAACAAACGGACAAGAAGAGATGGATCAGCGGAGGGTTTTGCTCCAATGGGTGTAGATGAGAGGTCATTTAGACGTGGCTCAGTTGCTGCTAGGCCGCCTATCCGCGGCTACGGTGATTCTGATTACATTTGGAGAGGAATGATTGCCAAGGGTGGGACTCCCGTCTGTTGTGCTCGTTGTGTACCTATTGGAAAAGGGATCGAGACTAAGCT CCCTGAGGTGGTGAATTGTTCAGCAAGAACTGGTTTGGACATGCTCGCCAAGCACTACACTGAAGCCATTGGATTTGAGATAGTTTACTTCTTACCAGACAGCGAAGAAGATTTCGCCTCTTACACTGAGTTTCTCCGCTACCTTGGCTCGAAAGATCGAGCTGGGGTTGCCAAATTAGACGATGGAACTACTTTATTCCTGGTGCCTCCATCAGATTTCTTAACTGATGTACTCAAAGTGACCGGTCCTGAGCGTCTATACGGCGTTGTTCTCAAGCTGCCCCCACCAGCCGCTCCCGTTGCAGCATCGTACAGACAAGAGTCTCAGTCTAACCCTCTGTCTTATATGGATCAACCCCGTGATTCGCCTGCCAATACCGGTCACAGCTTTTATCCTCCGAGGGGTGCTGCTGCACCAGAACAGTCAAGACCATCGGTTAGCGAGCCTCTCAGGTTACCTAACAATGCAGCGTCTCAAGCTGGGGTTAGTTTAACCCCGGAGCTTTTAGCTACTCTGGCGTCTTTTCTCCCTGCAGCTTCTTCTCAATCTACTGCTCCTGAGAGTCACCAAACTATGTCAGTTGCTTCATCGGTTACTTCCACAGTACCTCACTACAATGGAGAAGCACAGTCTTCTCAAGCTTGGAATAGAGATCCGCAAAATTATGGGAATCAGTACAATCCAGCTGGACAACCACCTCCTCCTCCTCCTCCGCGTTACGCTCCGGCTTCGAACAACTCCAATCCCAACTACTCCAGTGGAATGGTCCATGGAAACATGCAGTATCAAGGCCAATCTGTTAACATGCCTCAGATGAATCATAATAATTACACCATGTACAATCATGGTTCGTCAAATCATCCTGTTTCTCAGCCCATGTCACAGCAGTACCAGCCAGAAGGTTCAGTACCAAGCCAAAACTATGCTCCGGTTCCAAGTTATCAGCAAAGTAACTATCATGGTGTGGCAACGAATCAGGCGCATAACTTAAATCCTTCCCAGTTTCAAGCTGCCATGCAACCACCACCGGCTGACATGTCAAACTTAGAGCCGCAAAGCCAAGCACCACAGGCTGGTCAAGGCACAACAGATGGGGAGAAGGACGAAAGGTACCAGAAAACACTGCAGTTCGCAGCAAGCCTTCTCCAACAGATTAAGCAGAATCAGCAGCAACCGCCTTCAGGTTCTCCGGCTGGACAGCGGCCTTGA
- the LOC106339343 gene encoding hydroxyacylglutathione hydrolase 1, mitochondrial isoform X2, translated as MWLFSMPLKTLRGARKTLKITHFCSISNMPSSLKIELVPCSKENYAYVLHDEDTGTVGVVDPSEAAPVIEALSRKNWNLTYILNTHHHDDHIGGNAELKAKYGAKVIGSAVDKDRIPGIDILLKDSDKWMFAGHEVRVIDTPGHTQGHVSFYFPGSATVFTGDLIHSLSCGALSEGTPEQMLSSFQKIVSLPDDTNIYCGRENTAGNLKFALSIEPKNETLRSYATRVAHLRSQGLPSIPTTVKVEKACNPFLRTSSKEIRRSLNIPDSANEAEALRRIHRARDRF; from the exons ATGTGGTTATTCTCAATGCCACTCAAGACACTTCGAGGAGCTAGAAAAACACTCAAGATCACACACTTTTGTAGCATCTCCAACATGCCTTCTTCTCTAAAAATCGAACTG GTGCCGTGTAGTAAGGAGAACTATGCTTATGTTTTGCACGATGAAGACACTGGCACTGTTGGAGTTGTTGATCCTTCTGAGGCTGCGCCTGTCATAGAGGCGTTGAGTAGGAAAAATTGGAACTTGACTTATATATTGAATACTCATCATCATGATGATCACATAGGTGGGAATGCTGAGCTGAAAGCAAAGTATGGCGCAAAG GTGATTGGCTCAGCTGTGGATAAGGATCGGATTCCTGGAATTGACATACTTCTCAAGGATAGTGATAAGTGGATGTTTGCTGGCCATGAGGTTCGGGTTATTGACACTCCTGGCCACACACAAG GCCATGTTAGCTTCTACTTTCCCGGGTCAGCCACAGTTTTCACAGGAGACCTGATACATAGCTTATCTTGTGGTGCCCTTTCGGAAGGTACCCCCGAGCAG ATGCTTTCATCATTCCAGAAGATTGTGTCTTTACCAGATGATACAAATATATACTGCGGTCGTGAAAACACAGCA GGGAATCTCAAGTTTGCACTATCAATAGAACCAAAGAATGAAACTCTTCGGTCCTATGCAACCCGAGTGGCCCATCTTCGCAGCCAAGGACTCCCATCG ATTCCAACGACTGTTAAGGTGGAGAAAGCGTGTAACCCATTCCTCAGAACATCTAGCAAAGAAATCCGCAGATCTTTAAACATTCCAGACTCAGCAAACGAAGCAGAAGCATTGCGTCGTATACACAGAGCCAGAGACCGTTTCTAA
- the LOC106339343 gene encoding hydroxyacylglutathione hydrolase 1, mitochondrial isoform X1, whose translation MPIISKASSSTNNNNNNNNSSLPSSSRIGGRLCVWPGFRHLCLRKSLLYGVMWLFSMPLKTLRGARKTLKITHFCSISNMPSSLKIELVPCSKENYAYVLHDEDTGTVGVVDPSEAAPVIEALSRKNWNLTYILNTHHHDDHIGGNAELKAKYGAKVIGSAVDKDRIPGIDILLKDSDKWMFAGHEVRVIDTPGHTQGHVSFYFPGSATVFTGDLIHSLSCGALSEGTPEQMLSSFQKIVSLPDDTNIYCGRENTAGNLKFALSIEPKNETLRSYATRVAHLRSQGLPSIPTTVKVEKACNPFLRTSSKEIRRSLNIPDSANEAEALRRIHRARDRF comes from the exons ATGCCAATAATCTCCAAAGCTTCTTCATCTACCAACAACAACAACAACAATAACAACTCATCTCTTCCTTCTTCTTCTAGG ATTGGAGGTAGGCTTTGTGTGTGGCCTGGTTTCAGACATCTTTGCCTGAGGAAAAGCTTGTTATACGGAGTTATGTGGTTATTCTCAATGCCACTCAAGACACTTCGAGGAGCTAGAAAAACACTCAAGATCACACACTTTTGTAGCATCTCCAACATGCCTTCTTCTCTAAAAATCGAACTG GTGCCGTGTAGTAAGGAGAACTATGCTTATGTTTTGCACGATGAAGACACTGGCACTGTTGGAGTTGTTGATCCTTCTGAGGCTGCGCCTGTCATAGAGGCGTTGAGTAGGAAAAATTGGAACTTGACTTATATATTGAATACTCATCATCATGATGATCACATAGGTGGGAATGCTGAGCTGAAAGCAAAGTATGGCGCAAAG GTGATTGGCTCAGCTGTGGATAAGGATCGGATTCCTGGAATTGACATACTTCTCAAGGATAGTGATAAGTGGATGTTTGCTGGCCATGAGGTTCGGGTTATTGACACTCCTGGCCACACACAAG GCCATGTTAGCTTCTACTTTCCCGGGTCAGCCACAGTTTTCACAGGAGACCTGATACATAGCTTATCTTGTGGTGCCCTTTCGGAAGGTACCCCCGAGCAG ATGCTTTCATCATTCCAGAAGATTGTGTCTTTACCAGATGATACAAATATATACTGCGGTCGTGAAAACACAGCA GGGAATCTCAAGTTTGCACTATCAATAGAACCAAAGAATGAAACTCTTCGGTCCTATGCAACCCGAGTGGCCCATCTTCGCAGCCAAGGACTCCCATCG ATTCCAACGACTGTTAAGGTGGAGAAAGCGTGTAACCCATTCCTCAGAACATCTAGCAAAGAAATCCGCAGATCTTTAAACATTCCAGACTCAGCAAACGAAGCAGAAGCATTGCGTCGTATACACAGAGCCAGAGACCGTTTCTAA
- the LOC106341838 gene encoding flowering time control protein FPA isoform X1, which produces MAAAMKPFRGRESDDSGFTSNNLWVGSITMDTTESDLTGLFGRFGDIDRITAYSSRGFAFIYYRHVEEAVAAKEALQGTNLNGGLLKIQYARPAKPCKSLWVGGISSSVSKDDLEEEFSKFGKIEDLRFLRERKTAFIDYYDIDAALQARNMNGTRMGGSYLRVDFLRSQAPRKEQWAGSYDNRNGNVMNHKPQYPHSHEDARGDDQPSKVLWIGYPPSVQIDEQMLHNAMILFGEIERKKSYPSRHFSLVEFRSVDEARQAKEGLQGRLFKDPRITIMYSNDEIPPEQDDNSFYSGVKRSRPGMFITDPSLKPFRGSNDRSYNVSDYNDVVGMEPNWRRPSPNGTGILPSPAGHGILPSPAQGMRNPMRSNPGSWEGYDPALLERENKRTRRDGSAEGFAPMGVDERSFRRGSVAARPPIRGYGDSDYIWRGMIAKGGTPVCCARCVPIGKGIETKLPEVVNCSARTGLDMLAKHYTEAIGFEIVYFLPDSEEDFASYTEFLRYLGSKDRAGVAKLDDGTTLFLVPPSDFLTDVLKVTGPERLYGVVLKLPPPAAPVAASYRQESQSNPLSYMDQPRDSPANTGHSFYPPRGAAAPEQSRPSVSEPLRLPNNAASQAGVSLTPELLATLASFLPAASSQSTAPESHQTMSVASSVTSTVPHYNGEAQSSQAWNRDPQNYGNQYNPAGQPPPPPPPRYAPASNNSNPNYSSGMVHGNMQYQGQSVNMPQMNHNNYTMYNHGSSNHPVSQPMSQQYQPEGSVPSQNYAPVPSYQQSNYHGVATNQAHNLNPSQFQAAMQPPPADMSNLEPQSQAPQAGQGTTDGEKDERYQKTLQFAASLLQQIKQNQQQPPSGSPAGQRP; this is translated from the exons ATGGCGGCAGCTATGAAGCCTTTCAGAGGACGCGAATCCGACGATTCCGGATTCACATCGAACAATCTATGGGTCGGTAGCATCACGATGGATACGACGGAGTCAGATCTGACGGGGCTGTTCGGAAGGTTCGGCGACATCGACAGAATCACGGCGTATTCGTCCCGCGGATTCGCGTTTATATACTACAGACACGTGGAGGAAGCTGTGGCGGCGAAGGAGGCTCTACAGGGGACGAATCTGAACGGGGGACTGCTGAAGATCCAATACGCGCGACCG GCAAAACCTTGTAAGAGTCTTTGGGTGGGAGGAATCAGCTCGAGTGTCTCAAAGGATGACCTGGAGGAAGAGTTCAGTAAATTCGGAAAAATCGAGGATCTCAGGTTCCTCAGGGAACGCAAGACAGCCTTCATTGATTACTACGACATTGACGCTGCCTTGCAGGCAAGGAACATGAATGGCACGCGAATGGGTGGTAGCTATCTCCGCGTTGATTTTCTCCGCTCACAAGCCCCAAGAAAA GAACAATGGGCTGGCTCTTACGATAACAGGAATGGCAATGTGATGAATCACAAACCTCAG TATCCTCACTCACATGAAGACGCCAGAGGAGATGACCAGCCAAGTAAAGTTCTGTGGATTGGGTACCCTCCTTCTGTTCAGATAGACGAGCAAATGCTACACAACGCAATGATACTCTTCGGTGAGATCGAGAGGAAGAAAAGTTACCCGTCGAGGCATTTTTCACTTGTGGAGTTTAGGAGCGTGGACGAAGCTCGCCAAGCCAAGGAAGGGCTACAAGGGAGGCTATTCAAGGATCCTAGAATCACTATCATGTACTCGAACGATGAGATACCTCCTGAGCAAGATGATAATAGTTTTTATTCTGGCGTGAAACGGTCAAGGCCAGGTATGTTCATCACTGATCCTTCATTGAAGCCATTCAGAGGTAGCAATGACCGTTCTTATAATGTTTCAGATTACAATGACGTTGTTGGTATGGAGCCAAACTGGAGGAGGCCGTCTCCAAATGGGACTGGGATACTCCCATCTCCAGCAGGACATGGGATCCTCCCGTCTCCTGCACAAGGGATGAGGAACCCTATGAGGTCCAACCCCGGGTCTTGGGAAGGATATGATCCTGCTCTGTTGGAGAGAGAAAACAAACGGACAAGAAGAGATGGATCAGCGGAGGGTTTTGCTCCAATGGGTGTAGATGAGAGGTCATTTAGACGTGGCTCAGTTGCTGCTAGGCCGCCTATCCGCGGCTACGGTGATTCTGATTACATTTGGAGAGGAATGATTGCCAAGGGTGGGACTCCCGTCTGTTGTGCTCGTTGTGTACCTATTGGAAAAGGGATCGAGACTAAGCT CCCTGAGGTGGTGAATTGTTCAGCAAGAACTGGTTTGGACATGCTCGCCAAGCACTACACTGAAGCCATTGGATTTGAGATAGTTTACTTCTTACCAGACAGCGAAGAAGATTTCGCCTCTTACACTGAGTTTCTCCGCTACCTTGGCTCGAAAGATCGAGCTGGGGTTGCCAAATTAGACGATGGAACTACTTTATTCCTGGTGCCTCCATCAGATTTCTTAACTGATGTACTCAAAGTGACCGGTCCTGAGCGTCTATACGGCGTTGTTCTCAAGCTGCCCCCACCAGCCGCTCCCGTTGCAGCATCGTACAGACAAGAGTCTCAGTCTAACCCTCTGTCTTATATGGATCAACCCCGTGATTCGCCTGCCAATACCGGTCACAGCTTTTATCCTCCGAGGGGTGCTGCTGCACCAGAACAGTCAAGACCATCGGTTAGCGAGCCTCTCAGGTTACCTAACAATGCAGCGTCTCAAGCTGGGGTTAGTTTAACCCCGGAGCTTTTAGCTACTCTGGCGTCTTTTCTCCCTGCAGCTTCTTCTCAATCTACTGCTCCTGAGAGTCACCAAACTATGTCAGTTGCTTCATCGGTTACTTCCACAGTACCTCACTACAATGGAGAAGCACAGTCTTCTCAAGCTTGGAATAGAGATCCGCAAAATTATGGGAATCAGTACAATCCAGCTGGACAACCACCTCCTCCTCCTCCTCCGCGTTACGCTCCGGCTTCGAACAACTCCAATCCCAACTACTCCAGTGGAATGGTCCATGGAAACATGCAGTATCAAGGCCAATCTGTTAACATGCCTCAGATGAATCATAATAATTACACCATGTACAATCATGGTTCGTCAAATCATCCTGTTTCTCAGCCCATGTCACAGCAGTACCAGCCAGAAGGTTCAGTACCAAGCCAAAACTATGCTCCGGTTCCAAGTTATCAGCAAAGTAACTATCATGGTGTGGCAACGAATCAGGCGCATAACTTAAATCCTTCCCAGTTTCAAGCTGCCATGCAACCACCACCGGCTGACATGTCAAACTTAGAGCCGCAAAGCCAAGCACCACAGGCTGGTCAAGGCACAACAGATGGGGAGAAGGACGAAAGGTACCAGAAAACACTGCAGTTCGCAGCAAGCCTTCTCCAACAGATTAAGCAGAATCAGCAGCAACCGCCTTCAGGTTCTCCGGCTGGACAGCGGCCTTGA
- the LOC106341839 gene encoding 3beta-hydroxysteroid-dehydrogenase/decarboxylase isoform 3, translating into MDDDAVRGDSRLNTCVVLNGRGFVGRSLVSRLLRLGNWTVRVADSAQTLNLDESDSVLVDALSSGRASYHCVDVRDKPQIVKVTEGSYVVFYMGAGDLRSHDYFYCYKVLVKGSRNVISACCESGVRKLIYNSTADVVFDGSEPIRDGDESLRRPLKFPSMSTDFKAQAEALIKFANNRDGLLTCALRSSIVFGPGDTEFVPFLVNLARSGYAKFKIGNGENLSDFTYSDNVAHAHICAVDALDSHMESVAGKEFFITNLKPVKFWDFVSHIVEGLGYPRPSTKLPVPLVSFVLSLLKWTQEKEGTGGYYDTANQFALLASTTRTFNCNAAKKHLGYTPVVTLEDGIASTVQWFSRDLDKSDDTAIQSKADQLLGCGKVADILLWRNEKNTFVSFVVLNLLYYWFFSSGSTFTSSAAQLLFVLAVALYGLSFVPSKIFGFLQVKKIPPWRFEISESAVRDLSRNVVAAWNHGVHSLNSLSRGGDWIKFFKIAGSLYILKLIVSRSLATFLFTAMSFSFTAFFIYEQYELELYHIARIFVECLTVVKEGVLKNLPLPDASSKPMFM; encoded by the exons ATGGATGACGATGCCGTTCGTGGCGATTCTCGACTCAACACCTGCGTCGTCCTCAACGGCCGAGGCTTCGTTGGCCGATCGCTCGTCTCCAGATTGCTCCGGCTCGGAAACTGGACGGTCCGAGTCGCTGATTCCGCTCAGACTCTCAATCTCGACGAGTCCGATTCGGTCCTCGTCGACGCTCTCTCCTCCGGCCGCGCGTCGTATCACTGCGTTGATGTTCGTGATAAACCTCAGATCGTTAAAG TTACTGAAGGCTCGTACGTTGTGTTCTACATGGGAGCTGGTGATTTGCGTTCCCATGATTACTTTTATTGCTACAAGGTTTTGGTTAAAG GTTCGAGGAACGTGATCTCCGCTTGTTGCGAGTCTGGAGTTAGAAAACTTATCTACAACAGTACTGCTGACGTTGTGTTTGACGGTTCTGAACCTATTCGTGATGGTGATGAATCCTTGAGACGTCCTTTGAAG TTCCCATCCATGTCAACAGACTTCAAAGCTCAAGCGGAAGCGTTGATTAAGTTTGCTAACAACCGTGATGGTTTGTTAACTTGTGCACTTCGCTCTAGCATTGTGTTTGGACCTGGTGATACTGAGTTTGTTCCTTTCCTCGTGAATCTAGCCAGATCTGGATATGCAAAG TTTAAAATCGGGAACGGTGAAAATTTGTCTGATTTCACTTACTCTGACAACGTTGCTCATGCGCATATTTGTGCCGTGGATGCACTAGATTCACATATGGAATCTGTAGCTGGAAAG GAATTCTTTATCACTAACCTCAAGCCTGTCAAGTTCTGGGACTTTGTAAGCCACATCGTTGAAGGTTTGGGATACCCGAG ACCATCCACTAAACTTCCTGTTCCGCTGGTTTCGTTTGTTTTGTCACTGCTTAAATGGACACAAGAAAAGGAGGGCACTGGAGGTTATTATGACACAGCTAATCAGTTTGCTCTCTTAGCTTCCACAACGAGAACTTTTAACTGCAATGCTGCTAAGAAGCATCTTGGTTACACACCTGTTGTGACACTTGAA GATGGCATTGCATCAACAGTTCAGTGGTTCTCTCGCGATCTTGATAAATCTGATGATACGGCCATTCAATCTAAAGCAGATCAGCTTCTTGGTTGTGGAAAAG TTGCAGACATCTTACTGTGGAGAAATGAGAAGAATACATTTGTTTCTTTTGTTGTCCTCAACTTGTTATATTACTGGTTCTTCTCTTCTGGAAGCACATTTACTTCGTCTGCAGCCCAACTTCTGTTTGTACTTGCCGTTGCTCTCTATGGACTCTCTTTTGTGCCGTCAAAGAT CTTTGGGTTTCTTCAAGTCAAGAAAATACCTCCGTGGAGATTCGAGATATCGGAGTCTGCAGTGAGAGATCTTAGCAGGAATGTCGTAGCTGCATGGAACCACGGAGTTCACAGTTTAAATTCATTAAGCAGAGGAGGAGACTGGATCAAGTTCTTCAAG ATTGCTGGATCACTATATATCCTCAAACTGATCGTATCCCGTTCCTTGGCAACATTTCTATTCACAG CGATGTCATTCTCGTTCACTGCTTTCTTCATCTATGAGCAATACGAGCTTGAGCTCTATCACATAGCCCGGATCTTCGTGGAATGCTTAACAGTTGTTAAAGAAGGGGTGCTGAAGAATCTGCCTCTACCTGATGCCTCATCTAAACCAATGTTCATGTGA